The genome window ATCGGGGGGCAAGTCCAATCCCTGGCCAAAGTGCAGATGCGCACCATGGGCTTCATCGATAATTACAAACATGCCCTGTTCCCGACAGTGTTTAATCAGGTCTTTCAACTCCGCGACCAAGCCAAAATAATTGGGGTTTGTAAAAATGGCGGCCTTAAATGAACGCGCCGCCATCTTTGATTCAATCGCGGATACAGTAAGCGGCAACCAAACCCGGCGCTGGGGACAAAAATGGGGATCAACAAACTCCGGCGTTGCCCCGGAATGAATAAGCCCGGCAATAACTGCACGATGACAATTGCGCTCCACAAGCACCTTGTCGCCGGGGCCGGCGAGAGCACAGACGGCCGCCATCAGTCCGACACTGCTGCCATTTACAAGATAATATGTTCTTTCGGCTTGATAAATGTCTGCGACTCTCTGTTGAGAACGGGCCAAAACTCCTTTAGGGTGATGCAGGTTGTCCAGACCGGGCAGTTCCGTCAAGTCCGCCCAGTGATGTCGAAGCTGCCCTTTATGGCCCGGCATATGAAAGCGGTAACGACTGGCCCTGTCGACAAAATCCAGGCTGGCTCGTAAATCTAAATAATCCATACAATTCCTGCCTTTCCCCTTATTATACATAAAAAAATAAGGAAAAAGCAATTCACTTTTTCCTAGCCCGTCTGCCACAATTCCTTTAGCTTTTTCACGAAGAACTGATAGCGCGGGTTGCTCACCTCGGTTTGGGTTATTTCATCCAAACAGGAGGCGCAAATATAACCTTTGACCAGCATTACTCCCTGGTCATGTTCGCAACCGCAAAAGTGACACTTCTGGGCTGCCTGAACCTGAACATTCATTTTTATCACCAGCTAATCTCTTTGTTAACTTTATTTTCCCACTATCAGAAAAAATATACACATCTCTGTATTAGCTTATGTCAAGTTCACATAATTTGGTGACTCTTTTGTAATCTGGACATCATGGGGATGACTTTCTTTAAGTCCGGCGCCAGTGATCCTTACCATCTGAGCCTGTTTCAAATCATCAATTGTGCGTGCGCCGCAATATCCCATCCCGGCCCGGACACCGCCGATAATCTGAAATACTGTGTCGGCAATCGTGCCCCTGTATGGCACACGCCCTTCAATCCCTTCAGGAACAAGTTTGTGCTGTTCCGACTGAAAATAGCGGTCTTTGCTGCCGGAACGCATTGCGCCAATCGAGCCCATGCCACGATAAACCTTGTAACTACGTCCCTGATAGATTTCGAATGATCCCGGGCTCTCTTCAGTTCCTGCCAGCATGCTACCCAACATAACAGTATCGGCGCCAGCGACAATTGCTTTGGCAACATCACCTGAGTATTTGACGCCACCGTCAGCGATTATCGGCACGCCGCTGCCCTGGGCCGCAGCCGAACACTCCATAACGGCCGACACCTGTGGCACGCCAACTCCGGCCACAACCCGGGTGGTACAGATAGACCCAGGACCGATACCTACCTTAACCGCATCCGCACCGGCGGCAATCAGGTCTTTGGTGGCTTCAGCGGTAGCAACATTGCCTGCAATCACATCCAGCCCAGGGAAACTGCTTTTTATCCGTGCCACTGCCTTGAGCACACCTTCCGAATGGCCGTGGGCGGTATCAACAACCAGAACATCGACCCGTGCTTCCACTAGGGCACTGGCACGCTCCATAGTATCGCCAGTCACCCCAACTGCTGCCGCCACAAGTAAACGACCATTGCTGTCCCGGGCAGAATTGGGATATGTCCGTGCCTTTTCGATATCCTTAATTGTAATCAGGCCCTTGAGGTTAAACCCGGAATCAACCAGAGGCAATTTTTCAATTTTATGCCGAGCAAGAATTGCTTTGGCCTGCTCCAGGGTTGTGCCTACTGGCGCCGTTACCAAATTCTCGCTGGTCATAATTTCAGAAACCTTGCGCTCATAATCCTCTTCAAAACGCAGATCACGGTTTGTGACGATCCCAACTAATTTACCGGAAACGGTAATCGGAACGCCGGATATTCGATATTGCTTCATCAGTTCTGCGGCTTGACCAACTTTGGCATCGGGGCCCAGAGAAAATGGGTTGGTGATGACACCGTGCTCAGAACGCTTGACGGTATCCACCTCCCTGGCCTGATCCTCGATGCTCATGTTTTTGTGAATGACGCCCAGGCCG of Bacillota bacterium contains these proteins:
- a CDS encoding inhibitor of sigma-G Gin, with the translated sequence MNVQVQAAQKCHFCGCEHDQGVMLVKGYICASCLDEITQTEVSNPRYQFFVKKLKELWQTG
- the guaB gene encoding IMP dehydrogenase translates to MSQKVLDTALTFDDVLLVPAKSSVLPRDVQLRTRLTRNLYVNIPLLSAGMDTVTESRMAIAMAREGGLGVIHKNMSIEDQAREVDTVKRSEHGVITNPFSLGPDAKVGQAAELMKQYRISGVPITVSGKLVGIVTNRDLRFEEDYERKVSEIMTSENLVTAPVGTTLEQAKAILARHKIEKLPLVDSGFNLKGLITIKDIEKARTYPNSARDSNGRLLVAAAVGVTGDTMERASALVEARVDVLVVDTAHGHSEGVLKAVARIKSSFPGLDVIAGNVATAEATKDLIAAGADAVKVGIGPGSICTTRVVAGVGVPQVSAVMECSAAAQGSGVPIIADGGVKYSGDVAKAIVAGADTVMLGSMLAGTEESPGSFEIYQGRSYKVYRGMGSIGAMRSGSKDRYFQSEQHKLVPEGIEGRVPYRGTIADTVFQIIGGVRAGMGYCGARTIDDLKQAQMVRITGAGLKESHPHDVQITKESPNYVNLT